From a region of the Ostrinia nubilalis chromosome 18, ilOstNubi1.1, whole genome shotgun sequence genome:
- the LOC135080340 gene encoding uncharacterized protein LOC135080340, which produces MSDAPARPMKFPYTISAKIAQFPMKFYLQNQWIWRYWMVGIAVSIPVFYKIHKLANSPGNVSKWAEIRRKEAEGHH; this is translated from the exons ATGTCGGACGCTCCAGCCCGCCCCATGAAGTTCCCCTACACCATCTCCGCGAAAATCGCGCAGTTCCCAATGAAGTTCTATCTCCAAAACCAGTGGATCTGGCGCTACTGGATGGTCGGAATCGCCGTCTCTATTCCAGTATTCTACAAAATACACAAACTGG CTAACTCACCTGGCAATGTCAGCAAATGGGCAGAGATCCGCAGGAAGGAGGCAGAAGGACACCACTAA